A window of the Deinococcus gobiensis I-0 genome harbors these coding sequences:
- a CDS encoding aspartate aminotransferase family protein encodes MTPGLPRDFIRAQDVLDGRLAPAETRRLEQQYGNEELLYGLDLIGVGGPFSRVTPWELEDERGRRRINASGYAATPFGEMPPVLTEFLHGYLDHNRAMGLAQQSSSPWRAALEANLVRLLARELPSHEDSQVFFCSSGTEAIEGAMKFAKAWRPRARAFISFSSGYHGKTYGALSLTPNPEYQDIFRPLVPGALTSPYGDLQALRDLIRRLGPDKVIAVVVEPIQGEGGVNIPPPGFLSGLGELCRQHGIVVIADEIQTGLGRTGHWFESAAQGLDPDIVTLAKPLGGGMTAVGATIVRGPIYKKMLGGLSSKRHSNTFGGGALAMAVGLKSLEYLVENDFPARSLELGKQGLAHLQEVQRRFPRLLETVRGQGLLMAMQFQPVVGLPLPGALKELAHEATAILALRELHNAGVMANLSLSSKRTVRLTPALDMPGDVFTEMLDRVERFAQFNPSSRYLLTNTPPQLLARLAAFAASKPKKRTPSDG; translated from the coding sequence ATGACCCCTGGCCTTCCCCGAGACTTCATCCGCGCGCAGGACGTGCTGGATGGTCGCCTGGCACCCGCCGAGACGCGGCGGCTCGAACAGCAGTACGGCAACGAGGAACTGCTCTACGGCCTTGACCTGATCGGGGTGGGGGGGCCGTTCTCTCGCGTGACGCCCTGGGAACTCGAGGACGAGCGGGGCCGGCGGCGCATCAACGCGAGCGGCTACGCGGCCACCCCCTTCGGCGAGATGCCGCCCGTCCTGACCGAATTCCTGCACGGCTACCTCGACCACAACCGCGCGATGGGGCTGGCCCAGCAGTCCAGTTCACCCTGGCGCGCGGCGCTGGAGGCCAACCTCGTGCGGCTGCTGGCCCGCGAGCTGCCCAGCCACGAGGACAGCCAGGTATTTTTCTGTTCCAGCGGCACCGAGGCCATCGAGGGCGCGATGAAGTTCGCCAAGGCGTGGCGCCCCAGGGCGCGGGCCTTCATCTCCTTTTCCAGCGGGTACCACGGCAAGACCTACGGCGCCCTGAGCCTCACGCCCAACCCCGAGTACCAGGACATCTTCCGGCCGCTGGTGCCGGGCGCCCTCACCAGCCCCTACGGCGACCTCCAGGCCCTGCGCGACCTGATCCGCCGCCTGGGGCCGGACAAGGTGATCGCGGTGGTCGTCGAACCCATCCAGGGCGAGGGCGGCGTGAACATTCCCCCGCCCGGTTTCCTGAGCGGCCTGGGCGAGCTGTGCCGCCAGCACGGCATCGTGGTGATCGCCGACGAGATCCAGACCGGCCTGGGGCGCACCGGCCACTGGTTCGAGTCGGCGGCGCAGGGCCTGGACCCCGACATCGTCACGCTCGCCAAGCCGCTGGGCGGCGGCATGACGGCGGTCGGCGCGACCATCGTGCGCGGCCCCATCTACAAGAAGATGCTCGGCGGCCTGAGCAGCAAGCGGCACTCGAACACCTTCGGCGGCGGGGCCCTGGCGATGGCGGTCGGCCTGAAGTCCCTGGAATACCTCGTCGAGAACGACTTTCCGGCCCGCAGTCTGGAGCTGGGCAAGCAGGGGCTGGCGCACTTGCAGGAAGTGCAGCGCCGCTTTCCGCGCCTGCTGGAGACGGTCCGCGGCCAGGGCCTGCTCATGGCGATGCAGTTCCAGCCGGTCGTAGGCCTGCCGCTGCCCGGCGCCCTGAAGGAACTCGCGCATGAGGCGACCGCCATCCTGGCCCTACGCGAACTGCACAATGCCGGCGTCATGGCCAATCTCAGCCTGAGCAGCAAACGCACCGTGCGCCTGACCCCGGCGCTGGACATGCCCGGGGACGTGTTCACGGAGATGCTGGACCGCGTCGAGCGCTTCGCCCAGTTCAACCCCAGTTCGCGCTACCTGCTGACCAACACGCCGCCGCAACTCCTTGCCAGACTGGCCGCCTTCGCGGCGAGCAAGCCCAAGAAGCGCACCCCCAGCGACGGCTGA
- a CDS encoding NUDIX hydrolase, translating to MDPSARPDPSPTLAQLQELHSIAQAGLTYTRDPYDRERFGRLRDLTAELLAARTGQDVAEVTEILRAEQGYLTPKVDVRAVVLNAAGEVLLTREREDGRWSLPGGWADPGESPRMIAVREVREETGREVRAVRLLAALDKAQHPHPPDLWAVYKLFLLCELTGPETAHTENIETLESAFFAPDALPPLSLGRNLPEQVRRAVELARDPALGVDVD from the coding sequence ATGGACCCCTCCGCACGCCCCGACCCCTCCCCCACCCTGGCCCAGCTCCAGGAGCTGCACTCCATCGCCCAGGCGGGCCTGACCTACACCCGCGATCCCTACGACCGCGAACGCTTCGGGCGGCTGCGCGACCTGACGGCCGAGCTGCTGGCCGCCCGGACCGGGCAGGACGTGGCCGAGGTCACGGAAATCCTGCGGGCCGAGCAGGGCTACCTGACCCCCAAGGTGGACGTGCGGGCGGTCGTGCTGAACGCGGCCGGCGAGGTGCTGCTGACCCGCGAGCGCGAGGACGGCCGCTGGAGCCTGCCCGGCGGCTGGGCCGACCCCGGCGAGAGTCCGCGCATGATCGCCGTGCGCGAGGTACGCGAGGAAACCGGCCGCGAGGTGCGGGCCGTGCGTCTGCTCGCCGCGCTCGACAAGGCCCAGCATCCGCACCCGCCCGACCTGTGGGCGGTCTACAAGCTGTTCTTGCTGTGCGAGCTGACCGGTCCCGAGACGGCGCACACCGAGAATATCGAGACGCTGGAGAGTGCCTTTTTCGCGCCGGACGCCCTGCCGCCCCTGAGCCTGGGCCGCAATCTTCCCGAGCAGGTGCGCCGCGCGGTGGAGCTGGCCCGCGACCCGGCGCTCGGGGTAGACGTGGACTGA
- the argJ gene encoding bifunctional glutamate N-acetyltransferase/amino-acid acetyltransferase ArgJ, translating into MAAGIKPSGKTDLSCVVSDTDCAWAFAGTRSTTAAASVLRNRELAGAGGAVRALVVNAGVANAATGRKGAQDNAMMAEALASVLDVPEDAVLSASTGIIGHLLPMDKVLSGVEHLPTELGTAALPFATAIMTTDTRPKTAHATLGSGARIVGTAKGSGMIHPDMATMFAFAFTDAAVDQGALRAAFPAIIARTFNAVTVDGDTSTSDMAVVFANGQAGATDEAEFLAALEGVMRDLARQIAADGEGATKLLTVKVAGARTEAEALAAARTCCVSPLLKSAVHGSDPNWGRVIMAVGRSGAGVDIEKMTVAVQGTPVFAGKPLGYDAAAVSGSMKAEEVVFEVNLGVGDARGEAWGCDLSAAYVSINADYTT; encoded by the coding sequence ATGGCGGCGGGCATCAAGCCCAGCGGCAAGACCGACCTGAGCTGCGTGGTCAGCGACACCGACTGCGCCTGGGCCTTCGCGGGTACCCGCAGCACCACCGCCGCCGCCAGCGTGCTGCGTAACCGCGAACTGGCCGGCGCGGGGGGCGCGGTGCGCGCGCTGGTGGTCAACGCCGGGGTCGCCAACGCCGCCACGGGCCGCAAGGGCGCCCAGGACAACGCCATGATGGCCGAGGCGCTCGCCAGCGTGCTGGACGTGCCCGAGGACGCGGTCCTGAGTGCCAGCACCGGCATCATCGGCCACCTGCTCCCGATGGACAAGGTCCTGAGCGGCGTCGAGCATCTGCCGACCGAACTGGGCACGGCGGCCCTGCCCTTCGCCACCGCCATCATGACCACCGACACCCGGCCCAAGACCGCGCACGCGACCCTGGGCAGCGGCGCGCGCATCGTCGGCACGGCCAAGGGCAGCGGCATGATCCACCCCGACATGGCGACCATGTTCGCCTTCGCCTTCACCGACGCGGCGGTGGACCAGGGCGCCCTCCGGGCCGCCTTCCCGGCCATCATCGCGCGCACCTTCAACGCGGTGACGGTGGACGGCGACACGAGCACCAGCGACATGGCGGTCGTCTTCGCCAACGGTCAGGCCGGGGCCACCGACGAGGCCGAGTTCCTGGCGGCCCTCGAAGGCGTGATGCGCGACCTCGCCCGCCAGATCGCCGCTGACGGCGAGGGCGCCACCAAGCTGCTCACCGTGAAGGTCGCGGGCGCGCGCACCGAGGCCGAGGCCCTGGCCGCCGCGCGCACCTGCTGCGTCAGCCCGCTGCTCAAGAGTGCCGTCCACGGTTCGGACCCCAACTGGGGCCGCGTGATCATGGCGGTGGGCCGCAGCGGCGCGGGTGTGGACATCGAGAAGATGACGGTCGCGGTGCAGGGTACGCCGGTGTTCGCCGGCAAGCCCCTGGGTTACGACGCGGCGGCCGTGAGCGGCAGCATGAAGGCCGAGGAGGTCGTCTTCGAGGTGAACCTGGGCGTCGGGGACGCGCGCGGTGAGGCCTGGGGCTGCGACCTGAGCGCCGCCTACGTAAGCATCAACGCCGACTATACGACCTGA
- a CDS encoding transcriptional regulator has product MFNPPTLEDLQETRRANEKLVLKALESKPEWVETELAKTTSLALSHLRAALASLLDQGRVRRLPGTGTRAVYGLADPGLADVPATPLTTDAKRIRDYLEGRADSALYMSEQLRLSREEIMAALSLLNAHGMITCTFVGSLVIFRLKESQALGQEQAAPAATGKKKQVA; this is encoded by the coding sequence ATGTTCAATCCCCCCACCCTCGAAGACCTTCAGGAAACCCGCCGCGCCAACGAGAAGCTCGTGCTCAAGGCGCTCGAAAGCAAGCCCGAGTGGGTCGAAACCGAACTCGCCAAGACCACCAGCCTCGCACTGTCGCACCTGCGCGCCGCGCTCGCCAGCCTGCTTGACCAGGGCCGCGTGCGCCGCCTGCCCGGCACCGGCACCCGCGCCGTGTACGGCCTGGCCGACCCCGGCCTCGCCGACGTGCCCGCCACCCCCCTGACCACCGATGCCAAGCGCATCCGCGACTACCTCGAAGGCCGCGCCGACAGCGCCCTGTACATGAGCGAGCAGCTGCGCCTGAGCCGCGAGGAGATCATGGCCGCTCTGAGCCTCCTGAACGCGCACGGCATGATCACCTGCACCTTCGTGGGCAGCCTGGTCATCTTCCGCCTCAAGGAAAGCCAGGCGCTGGGCCAGGAGCAGGCCGCGCCCGCCGCGACGGGCAAGAAGAAGCAGGTCGCCTGA
- a CDS encoding MSMEG_1061 family FMN-dependent PPOX-type flavoprotein, translating to MNAATDPHAVLSLDALESLYPEPSRGVRLKVMDHLDAGLAASLALSPLCFLATGNAEGQLDCSPRGDAGSCVTLLDPHTLLLADRPGNNRLDSLKNIVQNPEVGLIFLLPGVDEVIRVNGRAHVTTAPELMARLALNGKPPRAVVVVKVREAFMHCPRAFKSAGLWDAGGHLTPEQRPDFTAMFVEHVRVNSGG from the coding sequence GTGAACGCCGCGACCGACCCGCACGCCGTCCTGAGCCTCGACGCGCTGGAGTCGCTGTACCCCGAGCCCAGCCGGGGCGTACGGCTCAAGGTGATGGATCATCTCGACGCGGGACTGGCCGCCTCGCTGGCCCTCTCGCCGCTGTGTTTCCTGGCGACGGGCAACGCCGAGGGCCAGCTCGACTGCTCGCCGCGCGGCGACGCCGGAAGCTGCGTGACCCTGCTCGACCCGCACACGCTGCTGCTGGCCGACCGGCCCGGCAACAACCGCCTGGACAGCCTGAAGAACATCGTGCAGAACCCGGAGGTCGGCCTGATCTTCCTGCTGCCCGGTGTGGACGAGGTCATCCGCGTGAACGGGCGCGCGCACGTCACCACTGCCCCCGAGCTGATGGCGCGCCTCGCCCTGAACGGCAAGCCTCCGCGCGCGGTGGTCGTCGTGAAGGTGCGCGAGGCGTTCATGCACTGCCCGCGCGCCTTCAAGTCGGCCGGGCTGTGGGACGCCGGGGGGCACCTGACCCCCGAACAGCGCCCCGACTTCACGGCCATGTTCGTAGAGCACGTGCGGGTCAACTCGGGCGGCTGA
- the galK gene encoding galactokinase: MTAFEDTFGHAPEASASAPGRVNLLGEHTDYQGGFVLPTAIPQRATVSLRRNGTATHRLYSANLDQRLEVPVGEVGVGFAPYLTGCLELSGVNEGLDVHVASDVPSGGLSSSAALEVATLRALRELYGLDLNDVDLALRGVEVEHEYVGVKCGVMDQMASSLADTGTMLLIDTRTLERRALPFPAGAQVVVIDSGVPRRLAESGYNERRAQVEEAARLLGVQLLRDVTDVSRTEELPDLLARRARHVITENARVQAAIDADAATFGQLMNASHASLRDDYAVSHPEVDRLVALLQAQPDTYGARMTGAGFGGAVVALVRAGQVAAVTGPALAEYGAQAAVVVP, from the coding sequence GTGACCGCCTTCGAGGACACCTTCGGCCACGCACCCGAGGCCAGCGCCAGCGCGCCGGGCCGCGTAAACCTGCTGGGCGAGCACACCGACTACCAGGGCGGCTTCGTGCTGCCGACCGCCATTCCGCAGCGCGCGACCGTGTCGCTGCGGCGCAACGGTACCGCCACCCACCGGCTCTACAGCGCCAACCTGGACCAGCGCCTGGAGGTGCCGGTGGGCGAGGTCGGCGTGGGCTTCGCGCCCTACCTGACCGGCTGCCTGGAGCTGAGCGGCGTGAACGAGGGCCTGGACGTGCATGTCGCCAGCGACGTGCCCAGCGGCGGCCTGAGCAGCAGCGCGGCGCTGGAGGTGGCGACCCTGCGCGCGCTGCGGGAGCTGTACGGCCTGGACCTGAACGACGTGGACCTCGCCCTGCGGGGTGTGGAGGTCGAACACGAGTATGTGGGCGTCAAGTGCGGCGTGATGGACCAGATGGCGTCGAGCCTCGCGGACACCGGCACCATGCTCCTGATCGACACGCGCACGCTGGAGCGCCGCGCCCTGCCCTTCCCGGCCGGGGCGCAGGTCGTGGTGATCGACTCGGGCGTGCCGCGCCGACTGGCCGAGAGCGGGTACAACGAGCGCCGCGCCCAGGTCGAGGAGGCCGCCCGGCTCCTCGGCGTGCAGCTGCTGCGCGACGTGACCGACGTGTCGCGCACCGAAGAACTGCCCGACCTGCTCGCGCGCCGCGCCCGGCACGTCATCACCGAGAACGCCCGCGTGCAGGCGGCCATCGACGCCGACGCCGCCACCTTCGGACAGCTCATGAACGCCTCGCACGCCAGCTTGCGGGACGACTACGCGGTCAGCCACCCCGAGGTGGACCGGCTGGTGGCGCTGCTCCAGGCGCAGCCCGACACCTACGGCGCGCGCATGACCGGCGCGGGCTTCGGGGGCGCGGTGGTGGCCCTCGTGCGGGCCGGGCAGGTCGCGGCCGTCACCGGTCCTGCCCTGGCCGAATACGGTGCGCAGGCGGCGGTCGTCGTTCCCTGA
- the galT gene encoding galactose-1-phosphate uridylyltransferase, translating into MTEFRTPGNRFHSQDFIKPDGRPLTLYGLAPIEVTSEIPSPSPEAVDARPVMRWHPLRGEWVMYAAHRLGRTFLPPPEYNPLAPTSDPEHPTELPRGKYDIAVFANRFPSLTLTAPQPEPGPAGTRAGVGACEVVVFSQSAQGRLADLSDEQMALLIAVWADRTTRLAEGGTVRSVLAFENRGVEVGVTLHHPHGQLYAYDHVPPVQARMLEQAQRYHTEQGRPWLGDFVAEERAGGERVVLDGGLALSVVPPFARYTYETWVVPARPAARLSDLSADEQASLARVLKDALNRLDGLFGGRMPYLMTVHQAPLDGEYPEFPLHIELYPYLRAPGRMKYLAGTEQGAGEFANDKFPEVAARELKEVVL; encoded by the coding sequence ATGACTGAATTCCGTACTCCGGGCAACCGGTTTCACAGCCAGGACTTCATCAAGCCCGACGGGCGGCCCCTGACGCTGTACGGCCTGGCCCCTATCGAGGTCACGTCCGAGATTCCCAGCCCCAGCCCGGAGGCCGTGGACGCGCGCCCGGTCATGCGCTGGCACCCCCTGCGCGGCGAGTGGGTCATGTACGCCGCACACCGGCTGGGCCGCACCTTCCTGCCGCCGCCCGAGTACAACCCGCTGGCCCCCACCAGCGACCCCGAACACCCCACCGAGCTGCCGCGCGGAAAGTACGACATCGCCGTCTTCGCCAACCGCTTTCCCAGCCTGACCCTCACGGCCCCCCAGCCCGAGCCGGGGCCGGCAGGGACGCGCGCGGGCGTCGGCGCCTGCGAGGTCGTGGTCTTCAGCCAGAGTGCCCAGGGTCGCCTGGCCGACCTGTCGGACGAGCAGATGGCCCTGCTCATCGCCGTGTGGGCCGACCGCACCACCCGGCTGGCCGAGGGCGGCACGGTCCGGAGCGTGCTCGCCTTCGAGAACCGGGGCGTCGAGGTGGGCGTCACGCTGCACCACCCGCACGGCCAGCTGTACGCCTACGACCACGTCCCGCCCGTGCAGGCGCGGATGCTGGAACAGGCCCAGCGCTACCACACCGAGCAGGGTCGCCCCTGGCTGGGCGACTTCGTGGCCGAGGAGCGGGCGGGCGGCGAGCGGGTCGTCCTCGACGGCGGCCTGGCCCTGAGTGTCGTGCCGCCCTTCGCGCGCTACACCTACGAGACCTGGGTGGTGCCCGCCCGCCCGGCCGCGCGCCTCTCGGACCTGTCGGCCGACGAGCAGGCCAGCCTCGCGCGGGTCCTGAAGGACGCCCTGAACCGCCTCGACGGGCTGTTCGGCGGCCGGATGCCCTACCTCATGACGGTGCACCAGGCGCCGCTGGACGGCGAGTACCCCGAATTTCCGCTGCACATCGAGCTGTATCCGTACCTGCGTGCGCCGGGCCGCATGAAGTACCTCGCGGGCACCGAGCAGGGCGCGGGCGAGTTCGCCAACGACAAGTTCCCCGAGGTGGCCGCCCGCGAACTCAAGGAGGTCGTGCTGTGA
- a CDS encoding glycoside hydrolase family 36 protein, whose protein sequence is MTHRFTLNVHPADLLVLTNGYQSWSESELRPLLDTPVRAKLQWMTEQGQDPAFAPSDEAGVWRSHTLVALVREGSNTGWVGCALDAAHTFAHWEVRAAGDRVEVSCALEGPEVEVAWEETDDVIATVERLSAELGRRMGARTPAPLRVWCSWYSYFREVTLGDMLDNARLAKERELPFDVFQLDDGFQADLGDWFGADPTFGGHARDLPAQLAELGYRAGLWLAPFLVGPNSKLFAAHPEWLLKDDAGAPLLLGDNWGGPYAALDTTHPEALAWLRDLAATCRGWGYDYLKIDFLYAAAFPGVRHDPAVSRAQAYRMGLQAIRDGLGEDGFLLACGAPVAASIGIVDAMRTGPDVTPFWDDQPRRVLLGDGAVPATRSALQTTLARWYQHAWYQPDPDVMIARRELSLLRDHERGAMLGMLDTIGGLRASSDPIAMLGEADLALLRRSLEITAPDRPVALTMAGGPTVTQWVRGTFNITDTAAGDLPARSFRVLDAGRSVGAHTQAQTLVELAHD, encoded by the coding sequence ATGACCCACCGGTTCACCCTGAACGTCCACCCCGCCGACCTCCTCGTGCTTACCAACGGCTACCAGTCGTGGAGCGAATCCGAGCTGCGGCCCCTGCTAGACACCCCCGTGCGCGCCAAGTTGCAGTGGATGACCGAGCAGGGCCAAGACCCGGCCTTCGCGCCCAGCGACGAGGCGGGCGTGTGGCGCAGCCATACCCTGGTGGCGCTTGTGCGGGAGGGCAGCAACACGGGCTGGGTGGGCTGCGCGCTGGACGCCGCGCACACCTTCGCCCACTGGGAGGTGCGCGCGGCCGGCGACCGGGTCGAGGTGAGCTGCGCGCTGGAAGGCCCCGAGGTCGAGGTCGCCTGGGAGGAGACGGACGACGTGATCGCCACGGTCGAGCGCCTGAGCGCGGAGCTGGGGCGGCGCATGGGCGCGCGCACGCCCGCGCCGCTGCGGGTGTGGTGCAGCTGGTACAGCTACTTCCGCGAGGTGACGCTGGGCGACATGTTGGACAATGCCCGGCTGGCGAAGGAGCGGGAGCTGCCCTTCGACGTGTTCCAGCTCGACGACGGCTTCCAGGCCGACCTGGGCGACTGGTTCGGCGCCGACCCGACCTTCGGCGGCCACGCCCGCGACCTGCCCGCGCAGCTGGCCGAACTGGGCTACCGCGCCGGGCTGTGGCTGGCCCCGTTCCTGGTCGGACCGAACTCGAAGCTCTTTGCCGCGCACCCCGAATGGCTGCTGAAGGACGACGCGGGCGCGCCGCTGCTGCTGGGCGACAACTGGGGCGGGCCGTACGCCGCGCTCGACACGACGCACCCGGAAGCGCTGGCGTGGCTGCGCGACCTCGCCGCGACCTGCCGCGGCTGGGGCTACGATTACCTCAAGATCGACTTCCTGTACGCGGCGGCCTTTCCGGGCGTGCGGCACGACCCGGCGGTCAGCCGCGCGCAGGCCTACCGTATGGGCCTCCAGGCCATCCGCGACGGGCTGGGCGAGGACGGCTTCCTGCTGGCCTGCGGGGCGCCGGTCGCCGCGAGCATCGGCATCGTGGACGCCATGCGCACCGGCCCCGACGTGACGCCCTTCTGGGACGACCAGCCCCGGCGTGTGCTGCTGGGCGACGGCGCGGTGCCCGCCACCCGCAGCGCCCTCCAGACCACGCTGGCCCGCTGGTATCAGCACGCGTGGTATCAGCCCGACCCCGACGTGATGATCGCCCGGCGCGAGCTGAGCCTGCTGCGCGACCACGAGCGCGGGGCCATGCTGGGCATGCTCGATACCATCGGCGGTCTGCGCGCGAGCAGCGACCCCATCGCCATGCTGGGCGAGGCCGACCTCGCGCTGCTGCGGCGCTCGCTGGAGATCACGGCCCCCGACCGCCCCGTCGCCCTGACCATGGCGGGCGGCCCGACCGTGACCCAGTGGGTACGCGGCACCTTCAATATCACCGACACGGCGGCCGGCGACCTGCCTGCTCGCAGCTTCCGAGTGCTGGACGCGGGCCGGAGTGTAGGCGCCCACACACAAGCCCAAACCCTGGTAGAACTGGCGCATGACTGA
- a CDS encoding alpha-glucosidase/alpha-galactosidase, producing the protein MTTPKIAFVGAGSTVFAKNLLGDILSFPELGGADIRLFDINQERLDVTEQVAHRVARTVGASPRVIATTDRDRALDGADFVINMIQVGGYQPATVTDFEVPKAYGLRQTIADTLGIGGIMRALRTVPVLADMSRDMERLCPDTLHLNYVNPMAMNIWGLARLTPRVKTVGLCHSVQHTAEELAKDLGIPVEEIDYLCAGINHMAFYLKFEHRGQSLYPRLMELAESGQVPEWNRVRYEMLRRLGSFVTESSEHFSEYVPYFIKRGRDDLLEKFNVPLDEYPRRCVSQIGGWEDLRTKLQNPDEPLEVTRSVEYGSLIIHSMVTGQPRVVYGNVMNSPLDGSAGKLIANLPDECSVEVPCLVDRQGIQPTRIGRIPPQLAGLMQTNINVQALTVEAIVTGNREHIFHAAMLDPHTSAELDLDQIWALTNDLLNQHGDFIPETLQAAD; encoded by the coding sequence ATGACCACCCCCAAGATCGCCTTCGTCGGTGCCGGCAGCACGGTCTTCGCCAAGAACCTGCTCGGGGACATCCTGAGCTTCCCCGAACTCGGTGGGGCCGACATCCGGCTCTTTGACATCAACCAGGAGCGGCTCGACGTGACCGAGCAGGTCGCGCACCGCGTCGCCCGTACGGTCGGCGCCTCGCCCCGCGTGATCGCCACGACCGACCGCGACCGTGCGCTCGACGGAGCCGATTTCGTCATCAACATGATCCAGGTGGGCGGCTACCAGCCCGCGACCGTGACCGACTTCGAGGTGCCTAAGGCTTACGGCCTGCGCCAGACCATCGCCGACACCCTGGGCATCGGCGGCATCATGCGGGCGCTGCGCACCGTGCCCGTGCTCGCCGACATGAGCCGCGACATGGAGCGGCTGTGCCCCGACACCCTGCACCTGAACTACGTCAACCCGATGGCGATGAACATCTGGGGTCTGGCGCGCCTCACGCCGCGCGTTAAGACCGTGGGCCTGTGCCACAGCGTGCAGCACACCGCCGAGGAACTGGCGAAGGACCTCGGGATTCCGGTCGAAGAGATTGATTACCTGTGCGCCGGCATCAACCACATGGCCTTCTACCTCAAGTTCGAGCACCGGGGCCAGAGCCTCTACCCGCGCCTGATGGAACTGGCCGAGTCCGGGCAGGTGCCCGAGTGGAACCGCGTGCGCTACGAGATGCTGCGGCGCCTGGGCTCCTTCGTGACCGAGAGCAGCGAGCATTTCTCGGAGTACGTGCCCTACTTCATCAAGCGCGGGCGCGACGACCTGCTGGAGAAATTCAACGTGCCGCTCGACGAGTACCCGCGCCGCTGCGTCTCGCAGATCGGCGGCTGGGAGGACCTGCGCACGAAACTCCAGAACCCCGACGAGCCGCTGGAGGTGACGCGCAGCGTGGAGTACGGCTCGCTCATCATCCACAGCATGGTGACGGGCCAGCCGCGCGTGGTGTACGGCAACGTGATGAACAGCCCCCTGGACGGCTCGGCCGGCAAGCTCATCGCCAACCTGCCCGACGAGTGCAGCGTGGAGGTGCCCTGCCTGGTGGACCGCCAGGGCATCCAGCCCACGCGCATCGGGCGCATCCCGCCGCAGCTCGCGGGCCTGATGCAGACCAACATCAACGTGCAGGCCCTGACCGTCGAGGCCATCGTGACCGGCAACCGCGAGCACATCTTCCATGCGGCGATGCTCGACCCGCACACGAGCGCCGAACTCGACCTCGACCAGATCTGGGCACTGACGAACGACCTGCTCAACCAGCACGGCGACTTCATCCCGGAGACGCTCCAGGCCGCCGACTGA